Below is a genomic region from Candidatus Micrarchaeia archaeon.
GCAGATTTTTTCCACCAACTCGCGGTCCTTTACGAGAATGAAATGCCAGGGCTGCTCGTTTACCGCTGAGGGCGCGGCCATCGCTGCAGCCATCAGCACATCAATATGCTCCTGCGAAATTTCCTTTTGCTTGAATTTCCTTATGCTCCTCCTAGACATTATGGCTTCGATAGCTTCCATGAAAACCACTGGCATCCACCTCTCTTTTCGTCTTTTTAATAATGCCTGATGACTGCAACAGCGCATGAGCGCGAAACTTGCAGAACTTATCGGCGTCCTTCTCGGAGACGGTTCAATCGGTATCTACGATTGCGTCGTAAATGGAAAACTGAAGAAACATTACAGGATCAAAATAACGCTCAATTCCACGGATGACCGAGATTATGCAATTTACTTGAAAATGCAAATAGAGCATTTGCTCGGAACCACGCCAATTATGCGCAAGCGACCGAATGAAAATACCTTGGACCTCTTCATCTTCAAGAGGCGAATTATCAGGAATCTTATCCAAATGGGCCTCAGAACCGCGCCTAAATGGAATCGAGCTCGTGTTCCGCAGGAGTTTCTTTCGCTCAAGTCCCTCCCTGCCTTACTGCGCGGCTATATGGATACCGACGGTTGCGTAACTGTGGCTAACAACAACGGAATCCGCTATCCAAGAATTGAAATGAAGATATGTCCAAGCCCTATGCAGAAACAACTAATTCTAGGCCTGCGTAGACTGGGTTTCAGCCCACGCGTATATTCTATTGGAAGAGGAAAAGTACGAGTTGTACTGGCCGGTACTGCCAACTTGCGAAAATGGAATGAACGGATTGGTTTCTCTAACGCGAAGAACATTTCGAGGTATGAAAGTTTCAAGAAAATTCAGGAATAAAAAAAGTGTATAGCGGGAGGTGGATTGCCAACCCAAACCAGAATCTCTGGTTCGAATTTTTGAACCAACGATCTTTCCCCTGCAAGAGCAACGCGCTCGTTGCATCCGGGTTATGAGCTTCGCCTTCCTGGTGCATTACGCAACAGAAATCCGGCGGGCACTCCAAGCTACCCTATCCCGCTATAAAGCACCTGCCCAGTTTTCAAATACTGGAGTCTGGACAAGCAGCATACTACTTACTGCGAATTGTTTTTTAAACCCTCTCCCTGATTTTTACGCATGGACGAACCGCTCTATCTCCAGGATTCGTATTGTAGGGAATGCGACGCGAAAGTTCTTGAAATATTGGAACCGAAAAAAATCGTGCTGGACAAGAACATCTTTTACCCGCGCGGAGGGGGCCAGGCAATGGACAAAGGTCAGTTTGTGCGCGGAACCGACATTTTCAATGTTGTGAACGTCGAAAAGCGCGAGGGGAAAATCGTGCACGAGGTTGACAGGGAAGGATTGGCGGTTGGGGATTCGGTGCACTGCATTTTGGACTGGGAGAGAAGGTACGCGCTCATGCGCATGCACACCGCTGCGCACATCCTCGCAGCGACTTTCGTGAACGAAACCGGCGCATTGATTACAGGCAACCAGCTTGAAGTGGACAAAACAAGATTTGATTTTGCGTTAGAAAATTTCGACCGCGCGAAATTCGACGAAGTTGTGAAAAAGGCGAACGAGACGATTGCGAAAAGCATAGAACTCAAAATCTACTCCCTTCCGCGCGAGGAGGCGTTGAAGATTCCCGGGGTGGTGAAGCTCGCGAACGCGCTCCCCCCAAGCATATCTATTTTGCGCATAGTGGAAATTCCGGGCGCGGACATACAGGCGGACGGAGGGACGCACGTGAAAAACACCTCTGAAATAGGGCGGATAGAGATACTCAAATTGGAAAACAAAGGAGCGGCGAACAGGAGAATATATTTCACGCTCAGATGAACGCGGAGTGAGATTATGCGATGGCTGGCGCATTTTGTTATCGGCGCAGCAGTTGCCGGAATACTATTCTATTTACTGGGCAGTTCTTCTTATGCAATTATGATTTACTCGTTTTTCGCAGGAATGTGCGCGCTGGTTCCTGATATTGATTATTCGGGCTCGAAGGCGAGAAAAGCGCTTGATGCATTCGTGATGATGTCCGCGTTCCTGCTGGTCTATTTGGCTCACTGCGGAAGCGCCGAATGCGTTTTCTCCCTGGATTTCATCGCGAGGTTCCTCGCGCTGATTGGGCTGTACTTCCTGGTGATGATGCTGTTCAGGCACAGGGGCGTGATGCACTCATTGCTTGCAGCTGGCATCATTTCGTTCGCAGTTTTTCTCATCCTTGGATTCGGGTTCGGCATTGCCGCATTGCTCGGTTATTTGTCCCATCTTCTTGCGGACAGGGAACTCAAGCTCCTTTGAGCAAACCGATATAATTCTAACCTTCTAATTCACATCCATGGCAGTGACGATACTCCTGGATAAAACAGGCTACGCTCCAGGGGAAGAAATCAAGGGGACCATCAAGCTGGGGCTGGACAAGCCGATAAAAGCCAGAGGGATTTTTGTTTCGCTGCACTGCCACGAGAAACACAAAATAAAATACGTGCGCAACATACCTCTTGACGAGGTGGAGGAAAAGAGGAAGCTCGGCCTCTACATATCTCCCCCCTATATTATGACTGAAGAGCGGGTGGAGGAGCACGAGCACCACCACGAGGAGAAGAAAATCGCAGGGGAAGGCACATACCTGAACGAGGAGTTCACGTTCTCGATGACGCTTCCTGCGGATGCCCGACCCTCGAGCAAAATTTACGGGCACGACGACAGGATTGTGGAATGGTTCGTGAAAATGAAGATAGACATTCCGCTTGCACCGGACATAAACGAGAGCAAGGAAGTGTACGTTTCAGGCCTTTAATCCTCACGAAGCTCGCTTATCCCGGCCCTCTTTTCCCGCAACTATCCTCGCAACCGTCGCGAAGCGCAGCATGTTCACGACCAGCGCGTAAACGAACGGAATTACCGGAACCAGTATAATCAGCGTAGCGAGCACCGAGAGTGCGAGTTCCACTCCGGTCCCGAGGTCCTGTATCGGGCAGGTGCTGAAGAAATTGAACGGGATTAGGGAAAGCCCGGTGCACACGAGGTCCTTGAAATACATCCTCAGTATCGCGGGGACCATGAGCGTGAGCGCGGTCACGAAGTTGGAAGCCTTTCCCTCATTGTTCGCAGAGGTGAGCGCGCGATAGAGGAAGAAGAGCGCGAAAATGGCAGAAAGAAGGATGAAGTCCAGCGGTACGGTGGCGAAATTCATGTTGCTTGAGTAAGCGGAAGCCGCGGATATGAGCACGAGGAGCGCGGCCGCGACCAGGGCGGTCCAGTAGCCCGAAATCCCGTCCAGCACCGGCGAAAGGAGCACCTTGAGCGAAAGGTCCAGGGATTGCAGTGCGTTCAGCCGGTCCCGGAAAAATGCATGGAGCACAATCGCGCCAATTACAAGAGCTATTCCGAACGGTATCACCACTAAATAGGCCAGGGTGGTTATTATGGTGTGCTGGGGCGGAATCCACGCGCCGGACATGAAATAGTACAATATGCCGAACGTGGCGAAGAGCATGTACGCGAAAGGCGCGAGCAGAACCTCCTTCTTTTTGATTGCCCTGCCGCTGGTTTCCAGGAAGTCAGCGATTTTCCCTGCCGCGAACACGTAGCTCAGGATTATGCACACTGTAACGAGTTCCCTGAACTGGAGGAGCGCCGCTGAAGGGGAGTCCGCGGCGTGCGCGAGGAAAAGTAACGGCAAAATAGCTGCAATCTGTCTAAGGCGCATTTTCGGACCCGTGTGTATATCCAGCAAAACCCTTAAATGCTTATTTTCCTTAGTACCTAGAAGGGATGACAGGGTAGTGATGGCTATGCTGAAAACCAAACTGGGTGACATGCAACTGGACGGAGTTTTTACGAACGGCTCGGGCGCGAACGACGATTCGCTCGAAAAGCTTTTGCAGATAGCCGGGTCGAGGGCAGGCTTCATAACCACCAAGACCGCGACGCTCCTTCCCAGGGCCGGAAATCCAGGGCCCAGGTTCTACACTCTTGGAAGCACCACGATAAACAGCATGGGGCTCCCGAATCCTGGCTACAAAAAGATGGCGGAAATAATAAAGGAACTGAAAACCAAGACCAGGAAGCCGATTTTCGCGAGCATGAGCGGATTTGACGCAAATGAGGCCGGGGAAATGGCGAAAGCGCTCTCTCCAGTAGCGGATGTGCTCGAACTCAATCTGTCCTGCCCGAACCTGCACGGCAAGTCCCAGATTATTTACGATTCAGAAGCCACGGACGAAGTGCTGAAAGCCGTGAAGAAAAGCACGGACAGGAAAATCGCGGTGAAAGTCGCGCCCTTCCTTGATATGAACGCGCAGCTTGAGTTCTGCGAAATCGCGAAGAAGCGCGGAGTGGACCTGATAATCGCGATAAACACCGTGGGGAATGCGATGTACGTGGACGCTGACAGGGAAAGGATAATGCTCAAGCCCAAGTGGGGCGGGCTCGGAGGCGAAGCTATAAAGATGGTCGGCTGGGGGAATGTGAGA
It encodes:
- a CDS encoding metal-dependent hydrolase; amino-acid sequence: MRWLAHFVIGAAVAGILFYLLGSSSYAIMIYSFFAGMCALVPDIDYSGSKARKALDAFVMMSAFLLVYLAHCGSAECVFSLDFIARFLALIGLYFLVMMLFRHRGVMHSLLAAGIISFAVFLILGFGFGIAALLGYLSHLLADRELKLL
- a CDS encoding LAGLIDADG family homing endonuclease, whose amino-acid sequence is MSAKLAELIGVLLGDGSIGIYDCVVNGKLKKHYRIKITLNSTDDRDYAIYLKMQIEHLLGTTPIMRKRPNENTLDLFIFKRRIIRNLIQMGLRTAPKWNRARVPQEFLSLKSLPALLRGYMDTDGCVTVANNNGIRYPRIEMKICPSPMQKQLILGLRRLGFSPRVYSIGRGKVRVVLAGTANLRKWNERIGFSNAKNISRYESFKKIQE
- a CDS encoding dihydroorotate oxidase (catalyzes the conversion of dihydroorotate to orotate in the pyrimidine biosynthesis pathway; subclass 1A is a dimer formed by two identical PyrD subunits each containing an FMN group) encodes the protein MLKTKLGDMQLDGVFTNGSGANDDSLEKLLQIAGSRAGFITTKTATLLPRAGNPGPRFYTLGSTTINSMGLPNPGYKKMAEIIKELKTKTRKPIFASMSGFDANEAGEMAKALSPVADVLELNLSCPNLHGKSQIIYDSEATDEVLKAVKKSTDRKIAVKVAPFLDMNAQLEFCEIAKKRGVDLIIAINTVGNAMYVDADRERIMLKPKWGGLGGEAIKMVGWGNVRRYREYFKGSIAIVGCGGIFSGKDAFAYALAGASAFACASALYAPEGVDAFARMEKELEEELKKHNYSSLAEAVGKAKEF
- the alaXM gene encoding alanyl-tRNA editing protein AlaXM, whose amino-acid sequence is MDEPLYLQDSYCRECDAKVLEILEPKKIVLDKNIFYPRGGGQAMDKGQFVRGTDIFNVVNVEKREGKIVHEVDREGLAVGDSVHCILDWERRYALMRMHTAAHILAATFVNETGALITGNQLEVDKTRFDFALENFDRAKFDEVVKKANETIAKSIELKIYSLPREEALKIPGVVKLANALPPSISILRIVEIPGADIQADGGTHVKNTSEIGRIEILKLENKGAANRRIYFTLR